The sequence ACAGCAGGACGACAATGGCGTTGAGCTGCAAAAGAGCAATATCATCCTCATCGGCCCCACCGGCAGCGGCAAAACCCTGCTGGCACAAACTCTGGCCAGAATCCTGAACGTGCCCTTTGGCATGGCCGATGCCACCACCCTGACCGAGGCCGGCTATGTTGGCGAGGACGTGGAAAATATCCTGGTCAATCTGCTCCATGCTGCAGATCAGGATATCGACAGGGCCTGCCGAGGTATTATCTATATCGACGAAATTGACAAAATCGCCAAAAAAAGTGACTCTGCCTCCATCACCCGGGATGTCTCCGGTGAAGGAGTACAGCAGGCGCTACTCAAAATAATAGAAGGAACAATCGCATCCATTCCTCCTAAGGGTGGCCGAAAACACCCGCAGCAAGAGTATCTGCGGATTGACACCAGCAATATTCTCTTCATCTGCGGTGGGGCCTTTGTTGGCCTGGATGGCGTGATCAAGAATCGAACCGGTTCTAAATCCATGGGGTTTGGCGCCAAGGTTGTGGGCGAAACCAAAAAGAAAATGGGTGAGATCCTGGCCATGGTCCAACCAGAAGACCTCCTTCGTTTCGGCTTGATCCCCGAATTCGTCGGCCGGTTGCCGGTTATCGCGACCATGAACGAACTTGATGAAGCCGACCTGATCAAGATCTTACGGGAACCCAAAAACGCCCTGACCAAGCAGTACGAAAAACTGTTTGATTACGACCATATCCGATTACGCTTTACCGAAGGCGCCTTGACAGCTATCGCTAAAGAGGCTGTCAAACGCAAATCAGGCGCTCGCGGACTGCGCTCGGTAATGGAAGAGGCGATGCTTGAAATCATGTTTGAACTCCCATCCCAAGAGAACGTCCGGGAGTGCGTGATCAGCGAGCAGGTAATCCTCAATGGCGACTATCCGGTCGTCCTCTACGAGAACGAAAAGAAAACCGCGTGAGCGAATCCCCTGACATGACAGAAAACACTCCACAGCATAAACTCTACCCCATGATGCCGTTGCGGGATCTTGTCATCTTCCCGCACATGGTCGCCCCTCTGATTGTTGGCCGAGGAAAGTCCATCAAGGCATTAGAGCACGCCATGAGCAACCGGGTAGAAATTTTCCTGTCCACCCAACTTGACTCTTCTATCGACGAGCCACAGGGAAAGGACGTCCATCCAATCGGCACCATCGCCAATGTCCTGCAGTTGCTCAGACTCCCGGACGGGACCATCAAGGCGCTGGTCGAAGGAAAACAGCGGGCAAGAATTATTGGATTCGTCCCCAACCAACAATTCTTTATGGTTCAGGCAGAGCCAATCATCGAATCAAGCCTTCCCGGATATCACTCAATTGCCTACCGCCGTGAGCTGCACCACGTTTTCAAAGAGTTTGGCGAGAAGAATAAGAAAATTCCGTCCGAGGTAATCAC comes from Desulfobulbaceae bacterium and encodes:
- the clpX gene encoding ATP-dependent Clp protease ATP-binding subunit ClpX — protein: MAKRNNNHIVCSFCEKKQEEVKKLIAGPDVFICDECIDLCNEIVQEDKGQAMATIDSDINLLKPKDIKAKLDDYVIGQDHAKRVLAVAVHNHYKRISSKQQDDNGVELQKSNIILIGPTGSGKTLLAQTLARILNVPFGMADATTLTEAGYVGEDVENILVNLLHAADQDIDRACRGIIYIDEIDKIAKKSDSASITRDVSGEGVQQALLKIIEGTIASIPPKGGRKHPQQEYLRIDTSNILFICGGAFVGLDGVIKNRTGSKSMGFGAKVVGETKKKMGEILAMVQPEDLLRFGLIPEFVGRLPVIATMNELDEADLIKILREPKNALTKQYEKLFDYDHIRLRFTEGALTAIAKEAVKRKSGARGLRSVMEEAMLEIMFELPSQENVRECVISEQVILNGDYPVVLYENEKKTA